One Rhizobium acidisoli DNA window includes the following coding sequences:
- a CDS encoding DUF3072 domain-containing protein translates to MSDNPKTATSSNTQKDPDDWVSGDEPMTGAQRSYLKTLSEQAHKPDAYADSLTKAEASKRIDELKQSLDLE, encoded by the coding sequence ATGAGTGATAATCCGAAGACCGCAACATCGTCCAACACCCAGAAGGACCCCGACGATTGGGTCAGCGGCGATGAGCCGATGACCGGCGCGCAGCGCTCCTATCTGAAGACATTGTCAGAACAGGCGCACAAGCCTGACGCTTATGCCGACAGTTTGACCAAGGCGGAGGCGTCCAAGCGCATCGACGAACTGAAGCAGTCGCTCGACTTGGAGTGA